In Vibrio japonicus, one DNA window encodes the following:
- the mrcB gene encoding penicillin-binding protein 1B — protein MTKKTTSTGNKSQTTKSASKPARKRRATAPKRSPKKPNQRHWLKTLWGISWKVSLAVFAILVFVGIYLDSVVKQRFEGQLFSLPTVVYARILNLAPGDTISIKEVRNELDVLNYRKVSQPRYPGEYSSSSTKIELIRRPFEFADGPEPDRHIMLHFDQSGLKRVQSLEKRGDLGYLRIEPKMLGMLEQGKDEQRLFLRREQFPETMVDALLATEDRDFYQHDGVSPLAIARALVANVKAGRTVQGGSTLTQQLAKNIFLSSERTLWRKLREAYIALIIDYRYSKDRILEGYLNEVYLGQSGGEAIHGFGLASRLYFGQPIQELRIDQLAMLVGMVKGPSYYNPIRYPERARDRRDLVLRLMMQQGILTSDQFENAASRPLDIQKNPRIASRQPSYFQQLEIELKEKVGGAFQSDSGFRVFTSLDPVSQQELENAIASKIPELAKVAGQSLEGAAIAVDRHTGEIRAMVGGKRTGYDGFNRALNASRQIGSLAKPAIYLTALQQPEKYNLATTLQDKPISLKGSQGTVWSPRNYDRKFRGEVPLYLALAKSYNVPTVQLGMQLGIPSVVDTLEKLGVDRSEIKPVPSMLLGSFTLTPFQVAQMYQTLTNSGRRAPLSALRSVIDLDGNVLFQSLPHVSQAVDQQAAWLTTYAMKRGVLEGTGRHLNQKFGWAALAGKTGTSNDTRDSWFVGVDGREVTTVWLGRDDNKSIKLTGSSGALRVYSEYLQHRIPEKLTLPWPKGVSTVGFAQSSHGSLELSCQSAFKLPVWDVNNQFKKRCENDPVGWLKKMFTW, from the coding sequence ATGACAAAAAAAACGACTTCCACTGGCAATAAATCTCAGACAACGAAATCTGCCAGTAAGCCCGCTCGTAAGCGTAGAGCAACAGCGCCAAAACGCTCGCCTAAAAAGCCTAACCAACGTCATTGGTTAAAGACGCTTTGGGGAATCAGCTGGAAGGTGAGCTTGGCGGTGTTTGCCATATTGGTATTTGTGGGTATTTACCTAGACAGTGTTGTGAAACAGCGCTTTGAAGGCCAACTGTTTTCTTTACCGACGGTCGTTTACGCGAGAATTCTAAACCTTGCGCCAGGTGACACTATTTCGATTAAAGAAGTGCGTAATGAGCTTGATGTTCTGAACTATCGTAAGGTGAGTCAACCTCGCTATCCAGGTGAGTACTCGTCTTCATCCACGAAGATTGAGCTGATTCGACGCCCATTTGAGTTTGCTGATGGCCCAGAACCTGATCGTCATATCATGCTGCATTTTGACCAAAGTGGTTTGAAACGAGTCCAGTCGCTAGAAAAACGAGGTGATCTTGGTTACCTGCGTATAGAACCAAAGATGTTGGGTATGTTGGAGCAAGGCAAAGATGAACAGCGATTGTTCCTTCGTCGAGAGCAGTTTCCAGAAACGATGGTTGATGCACTACTTGCGACAGAAGATAGAGACTTTTATCAGCACGATGGCGTTTCTCCTTTGGCCATTGCGCGAGCACTTGTTGCGAATGTGAAAGCGGGACGAACCGTACAGGGTGGCAGTACCTTAACCCAGCAGCTGGCGAAAAACATTTTTCTATCCAGTGAAAGAACCTTGTGGCGTAAACTTCGCGAAGCTTATATTGCGTTGATCATTGACTATCGTTATAGCAAAGATCGTATTTTAGAAGGATACCTAAATGAGGTTTACCTAGGCCAAAGCGGTGGTGAAGCCATCCATGGTTTCGGCTTAGCGTCGCGACTCTATTTCGGCCAGCCAATTCAAGAACTGCGCATCGATCAATTGGCTATGCTTGTCGGTATGGTGAAGGGGCCTTCTTACTACAACCCGATTCGCTACCCTGAACGTGCAAGAGATCGCCGCGACTTAGTGCTTCGCCTGATGATGCAGCAGGGAATTTTAACGTCTGATCAATTTGAAAATGCGGCAAGTCGTCCGCTGGATATTCAGAAGAACCCTAGAATTGCCAGCAGACAGCCTTCTTACTTTCAACAGTTAGAAATTGAATTGAAAGAAAAAGTGGGCGGCGCGTTCCAGTCGGACAGTGGTTTCAGAGTGTTTACTTCGCTTGATCCTGTCTCACAGCAAGAGTTAGAAAATGCCATTGCGAGCAAGATTCCAGAATTAGCAAAAGTTGCTGGCCAATCGCTAGAAGGCGCTGCGATTGCCGTTGATCGCCACACAGGTGAAATTCGTGCCATGGTGGGGGGAAAGCGTACCGGCTATGATGGTTTCAACCGTGCACTCAACGCGAGTCGACAAATTGGTTCATTGGCAAAACCAGCTATTTACTTAACTGCACTTCAGCAGCCTGAAAAGTACAACTTAGCCACCACTTTGCAAGATAAACCAATAAGTCTGAAAGGTAGCCAAGGAACGGTTTGGTCTCCTCGTAACTACGATCGTAAGTTCCGCGGTGAAGTGCCTCTCTATCTCGCCTTGGCTAAGTCTTATAATGTTCCAACCGTACAATTGGGTATGCAATTGGGTATCCCAAGTGTCGTTGATACGTTAGAAAAACTTGGCGTCGATAGAAGTGAAATTAAACCTGTTCCTTCTATGTTACTTGGTTCGTTTACACTGACACCATTCCAAGTGGCGCAAATGTATCAAACGCTGACCAACTCTGGGCGTCGTGCTCCTTTATCCGCGTTACGTTCGGTGATTGATCTCGACGGAAACGTGTTGTTCCAGTCTTTACCTCATGTTTCTCAAGCCGTTGATCAACAAGCGGCATGGCTGACGACGTACGCGATGAAGCGAGGCGTGTTAGAGGGAACTGGCAGGCACTTGAACCAGAAGTTTGGCTGGGCCGCGCTTGCTGGGAAAACGGGTACAAGTAACGACACGCGAGACAGCTGGTTTGTTGGTGTAGATGGTCGGGAAGTGACTACTGTTTGGCTCGGGCGTGATGACAATAAATCGATTAAATTAACGGGTTCAAGTGGTGCGTTGCGTGTTTATTCCGAGTATCTGCAACATCGAATCCCAGAAAAGTTGACGCTACCATGGCCTAAAGGTGTGAGTACCGTAGGCTTTGCTCAATCGTCGCATGGTAGTTTAGAGCTGAGCTGTCAGAGTGCATTTAAGTTGCCAGTATGGGATGTTAATAACCAATTCAAAAAGCGTTGTGAGAACGATCCTGTCGGTTGGTTGAAAAAAATGTTCACTTGGTAA
- the hrpB gene encoding ATP-dependent helicase HrpB produces the protein MSQLPIEGVMPELLSGVRSDAQLILKAAPGAGKSTYFPLKLLQENVVEGKIIMLEPRRLAARNIARYLAQQLGEPVGQKVGYRVRGDTKVSRDTKLEIVTEGILTRMIQSDPELSGVDMVIFDEFHERSIHADTALAFCLEIQEALRDDLKLVVMSATLDEQALCSLLPDARYVESQGRSFPVEYRYHAVKANEHLEDLMSRQITRLMTTESGSLLAFLPGVAAIKRVQERLQDLADDIQVCPLYGQLTFEQQQAAIQPPMSGKRKIVLATNIAETSLTIEGIRLVVDSGLERVARFDLKTGVTRLEQVRIAKSSAVQRAGRAGRIESGICVRLFSESQFSQLAEVPQPEILHSDLAGLSLELAQWGANEPSDLKWLDVPPLSAVNQARSLLQSLGLMNRHHQLTDSGRLAISLGVEPRTAAMLARAESLDCTNTAVLVAALLEETERNTTDFLHSVHRFNQGKHSKQKVVLQRAQHLMKKMGGQFSPQAVDESIVSGLLASAFPDRIAQARSKQHGRFLLANGHGAEMQETERLASSDYLVVVDLMRGRSDSAMIFLAAEFDIGLLDRFSPNLITQEEVVDWDESKGRLIAERQEKIGRLILARHALPEPVGEKMTKALLNFVHRKGLSVLNWTPQSLETLERLRCAADWLPEQSWPGLDEKALLSNLELWLEPYLTGVRSVKGLNSVNLVEAMMAYIGWPLNQEIEQWLPTHYQVPTGSKKKIRYQQGQEPVLSVRMQEMFGEQSSPSIAQGRKTLVLELLSPAQRPLQVTRDLASFWNGAYKEVQKEMKGRYPKHVWPDDPASHVATTKTKRQLNS, from the coding sequence TTGTCACAATTGCCTATTGAAGGCGTCATGCCGGAGCTTCTCTCTGGCGTGCGTTCTGATGCTCAGCTCATTCTAAAAGCTGCACCGGGTGCCGGTAAGTCGACTTACTTTCCATTAAAACTACTTCAAGAGAATGTGGTGGAAGGCAAAATAATCATGCTTGAGCCTAGGCGATTGGCGGCAAGAAATATTGCGCGTTATTTGGCTCAGCAGCTTGGTGAGCCTGTTGGCCAGAAGGTGGGATATCGTGTTCGCGGTGATACGAAAGTGAGCCGTGACACCAAACTGGAAATTGTGACAGAAGGCATATTAACTCGCATGATTCAGTCTGACCCTGAATTGTCAGGAGTGGATATGGTGATCTTTGATGAATTTCACGAACGTAGTATTCACGCGGATACCGCATTGGCTTTCTGCCTCGAAATACAAGAAGCCCTTCGTGATGATCTCAAGCTGGTGGTCATGTCTGCCACACTCGATGAGCAGGCTTTGTGTTCACTCTTGCCAGATGCGCGCTATGTTGAGTCACAAGGACGTAGCTTTCCTGTTGAATACCGCTATCACGCCGTTAAAGCGAATGAACATTTAGAAGATCTAATGAGCCGACAAATAACCCGCTTGATGACAACAGAAAGCGGCTCTTTGTTGGCTTTCTTACCTGGCGTCGCGGCGATTAAGCGCGTTCAAGAAAGGTTGCAAGATTTAGCTGACGACATACAAGTCTGTCCGCTCTATGGTCAGCTAACGTTCGAGCAGCAACAAGCCGCTATTCAGCCTCCGATGTCAGGAAAAAGAAAGATTGTTCTGGCCACCAACATTGCGGAAACCTCGTTGACGATTGAAGGTATTCGCCTTGTGGTGGACTCTGGTTTGGAGCGTGTTGCGAGGTTCGATTTAAAAACGGGCGTGACTCGTTTAGAGCAAGTTCGTATCGCAAAATCATCGGCGGTGCAGAGGGCAGGTCGTGCTGGTCGTATTGAGTCAGGCATTTGTGTGCGCTTGTTCAGTGAAAGTCAGTTTAGTCAGTTGGCAGAGGTTCCTCAGCCTGAAATTCTCCATTCAGATCTGGCTGGTTTATCGCTTGAACTTGCCCAATGGGGCGCGAATGAACCTAGTGATTTAAAGTGGCTAGATGTACCCCCGCTTAGTGCTGTTAATCAGGCAAGATCGCTTCTTCAATCTCTTGGTTTAATGAATCGCCACCATCAATTGACGGATTCTGGCCGACTGGCGATATCGCTGGGAGTTGAACCTAGGACAGCCGCGATGCTAGCGCGTGCAGAGTCTTTGGACTGCACAAATACCGCTGTTTTGGTTGCCGCTTTGCTTGAAGAGACCGAGCGAAATACAACGGATTTTCTTCATAGCGTTCACCGCTTTAACCAAGGTAAACACAGTAAGCAAAAAGTGGTGTTGCAGCGTGCGCAGCACTTAATGAAAAAAATGGGCGGTCAGTTTTCTCCTCAAGCGGTTGATGAGTCCATTGTTTCTGGGTTGCTTGCATCCGCATTTCCTGACCGGATCGCTCAAGCGAGAAGTAAGCAACATGGCCGATTTTTACTGGCCAATGGCCATGGCGCAGAAATGCAAGAAACAGAGCGCCTTGCGAGCAGCGATTATTTGGTTGTCGTGGATTTGATGCGCGGTCGTTCCGATTCTGCAATGATATTCTTGGCGGCGGAGTTTGATATTGGGCTTTTGGATCGATTTAGCCCGAACCTCATAACCCAAGAGGAAGTGGTCGATTGGGATGAATCAAAGGGTAGGCTGATTGCCGAGCGTCAGGAGAAAATCGGGCGATTAATCCTCGCCAGACACGCTCTTCCAGAACCAGTTGGCGAAAAAATGACGAAAGCTTTACTCAATTTCGTTCACCGGAAGGGACTTTCAGTATTAAATTGGACACCACAAAGCCTAGAAACATTGGAGCGACTCCGTTGTGCGGCGGATTGGCTTCCAGAGCAATCATGGCCAGGTCTTGATGAAAAGGCATTGCTTAGCAACTTAGAACTTTGGCTAGAGCCTTACCTGACAGGAGTTCGCTCGGTAAAAGGGCTGAACTCAGTCAATTTGGTTGAGGCGATGATGGCGTACATCGGTTGGCCGTTGAATCAAGAGATCGAACAATGGTTACCTACACATTATCAGGTTCCAACAGGCTCTAAGAAAAAGATCCGTTATCAGCAAGGCCAAGAACCGGTTTTGTCTGTGCGGATGCAAGAGATGTTTGGTGAACAAAGTTCGCCATCTATTGCACAAGGTCGAAAAACCTTGGTGTTGGAGCTACTATCTCCCGCACAAAGGCCACTCCAAGTGACCCGTGATTTGGCGAGTTTCTGGAATGGCGCATATAAAGAAGTGCAGAAAGAAATGAAAGGCCGTTATCCGAAACATGTATGGCCCGATGATCCAGCAAGCCACGTGGCAACCACTAAAACGAAACGACAGTTAAACTCATGA
- a CDS encoding patatin-like phospholipase family protein, with the protein MAWIVLVSSISFVQSAYANALSEPKEKEAQRKKIAVVFAGGGAKGAAHIGVLKALEELRVPVDYITGTSMGAYVGGLYATGMSSDEIETLVGTVDWNSGYRDRVNRSQRRARDKEYEDRYQLTTDLGLRWGEVRGSRGLVQGQGMLRILRETTGNLPPFSSFDDLAIPYRSVATNIIDLQPVVIGDGYLVDAMMASMSVPGALPPYQINGQMLVDGGVTNNMPVDVARDLGADAVIAVDISTQYKSEEDFTTLITIADQISNYLVRSTTQRQAITLTEYDVLLSPEVGDMETTEFDRMPEALMKGYLAAMQNREQLERYSLTSAEYQNYIENKQEARKRLHYGDEIKVEQIIINNNTHYSDKLLENRLNLHAGNRYSLTKIEQSVQELYALDRFELIKYRYDEVDDKGALIVDVNEKSWGPNYVNFRFFLEDDFTTDSQYSIGMSTNFTDLNPHGAEFRTNLEMGTDKLIEGELYSPIRSGQKMFTTVSLAYKNEKRSAPVSGFDDTSLEASDNFLPVSYKEWEAEAAIGYQQTLWSEFKVGLRYTDGEGEFSNLPTLGDVSYNRIGAFASYRIDTLDSFSLPTEGIYLDLNYLISKDETVDEEELFSSPHTEDTSYELGAVFKAAHSFSRHTLVANLDLGVVRSKNSSVPIDPREIGGFLNLSGIPRNSLIGQNKAFSSLVYRYKWFDNNFGLFTSPFYLGASLEYGGVWSDPDISLRDAPLYTAGSIFAGVDSPIGPVMLGYGRAEQRFDSFYLIIGTTFK; encoded by the coding sequence TTGGCTTGGATTGTATTGGTATCTTCGATTTCATTCGTACAGTCGGCTTACGCCAATGCCTTGTCTGAGCCAAAAGAGAAGGAAGCGCAGCGTAAAAAAATCGCGGTTGTTTTTGCCGGAGGAGGCGCAAAAGGAGCTGCGCACATCGGTGTTTTAAAAGCGTTGGAAGAGCTCAGAGTTCCGGTTGATTACATCACGGGCACCAGTATGGGGGCGTATGTCGGTGGACTGTATGCGACGGGAATGAGCTCGGATGAAATCGAAACATTGGTGGGAACGGTTGACTGGAACAGTGGGTACAGAGACCGTGTGAATCGAAGTCAAAGGCGAGCTCGTGACAAGGAATACGAAGACAGATACCAATTAACGACCGATTTAGGCTTAAGGTGGGGAGAAGTTAGAGGCTCGCGAGGATTGGTTCAAGGGCAGGGGATGTTACGAATCCTACGTGAAACCACGGGCAACCTTCCCCCATTTTCTTCATTTGATGACTTAGCGATTCCTTACCGCTCGGTTGCAACGAATATTATTGACCTTCAACCCGTTGTTATTGGTGATGGTTACCTCGTGGATGCCATGATGGCGAGTATGTCTGTCCCTGGCGCATTACCCCCTTATCAGATAAATGGTCAAATGCTCGTTGATGGTGGCGTGACCAACAATATGCCTGTCGACGTAGCCAGAGATCTAGGGGCTGATGCTGTTATCGCTGTAGATATTAGTACCCAATACAAATCTGAAGAAGACTTCACTACTCTGATTACCATCGCAGATCAGATTTCTAATTATCTCGTCAGGAGTACCACTCAACGTCAGGCCATCACTTTGACCGAATATGATGTGCTACTAAGCCCTGAAGTTGGTGACATGGAAACGACGGAATTCGACAGAATGCCAGAAGCTTTGATGAAAGGTTATTTGGCAGCCATGCAAAACCGAGAGCAGCTTGAGCGTTATAGCCTGACTTCAGCGGAATATCAGAACTACATTGAGAACAAACAAGAAGCGCGTAAAAGACTGCACTACGGGGATGAGATTAAAGTCGAGCAAATCATCATAAACAATAACACTCATTACAGTGATAAGTTACTTGAGAATCGACTAAACCTACACGCTGGCAATCGTTACAGCTTGACAAAAATCGAGCAGAGTGTCCAGGAATTGTATGCTCTCGATAGGTTTGAGTTGATCAAATATCGATACGATGAAGTGGACGATAAAGGCGCTTTGATTGTCGATGTAAATGAAAAATCATGGGGTCCAAACTACGTTAACTTTCGTTTCTTCCTAGAAGATGATTTTACGACCGATAGCCAGTATTCGATCGGTATGTCGACCAATTTTACTGATCTCAATCCACATGGTGCTGAATTTCGAACCAACCTTGAAATGGGTACTGACAAATTGATTGAAGGGGAGCTGTACAGCCCAATTCGATCCGGCCAAAAAATGTTTACGACGGTGAGCCTCGCGTACAAAAACGAAAAACGTAGCGCGCCTGTCTCCGGTTTTGATGATACCAGCCTAGAAGCATCCGATAACTTCCTCCCAGTCTCATATAAAGAATGGGAAGCAGAAGCCGCGATAGGTTATCAGCAAACACTTTGGAGTGAGTTTAAAGTGGGTTTGAGGTATACAGACGGAGAAGGTGAGTTTTCTAATTTACCCACACTAGGCGATGTTAGCTATAATCGCATTGGCGCTTTTGCTAGCTATCGTATAGACACCTTAGACAGCTTTAGCCTTCCTACTGAGGGAATATACCTAGACTTGAACTACTTGATTTCAAAGGACGAAACGGTAGACGAAGAGGAGTTGTTCAGTAGCCCGCACACTGAAGATACCTCTTATGAGCTCGGTGCGGTATTTAAAGCGGCTCATAGCTTTTCACGGCATACTTTGGTCGCAAATCTCGATCTTGGCGTTGTAAGAAGTAAAAACTCTTCTGTACCGATAGATCCAAGAGAAATTGGTGGCTTTCTTAATCTTTCAGGTATTCCCAGAAATAGCCTGATTGGCCAAAACAAAGCATTTAGCAGCCTCGTTTACCGATACAAATGGTTCGATAATAATTTTGGTCTGTTTACATCCCCATTCTATTTAGGGGCGTCTCTAGAATACGGTGGTGTATGGTCTGATCCCGATATCTCGTTAAGAGATGCGCCACTTTATACCGCTGGTTCTATATTTGCAGGTGTCGATTCGCCAATCGGCCCTGTGATGCTTGGGTACGGTAGAGCTGAGCAACGGTTTGATTCGTTTTACCTCATCATAGGAACGACATTTAAGTGA
- the acnB gene encoding bifunctional aconitate hydratase 2/2-methylisocitrate dehydratase produces MLEAYRKHVEERAAEGVVPKPLDAEQVAGLVDLLKNPPQGEEEFLLDLLENRIPPGVDEAAYVKAGFLTAVAKGEVSSPLVNREKAAQLLGTMQGGYNIAPLVDLLDDASLAPISAKALSHTLLMFDAFYDVEEKAKAGNAFAQQVLQSWADAEWFLSKPALQEKITLTVFKVTGETNTDDLSPAPDAWSRPDIPVHALAMLKNERDGINPDQPGSIGPIKQIEELQSKGHQLVYVGDVVGTGSSRKSATNSVLWFMGDDIPNVPNKRAGGYVLGGKIAPIFFNTMEDAGALPIEVDVSKLNMGDVIDVYPFEGKVCNHETGETLAEFKLKTDVLIDEVRAGGRIPLIIGRGLTDKARQSLGLESTDIFRKPGDVVDTGKGYSLAQKMVGKACGVEGVRPGTYCEPKMTTVGSQDTTGPMTRDELKDLACLGFSADLVMQSFCHTSAYPKPVDVNTHHTLPDFIMNRGGVSLRPGDGVIHSWLNRMLLPDTVGTGGDSHTRFPLGISFPAGSGLVAFAAATGVMPLDMPESILVRFKGEMQPGITLRDLVHAIPYYGIKQGLLTVEKAGKINEFSGRVLEIEGVEHLTVEQAFELSDASAERSAAGCTVKLSQASIEEYLNSNITMLKWMISEGYGDRRTIERRITAMQEWLANPELMEADADAEYAHVIEIDLAEINEPILCAPNDPDDARLLSEVQGTQIDEVFIGSCMTNIGHFRAAGKLLEQWGGQLDTRLWVAPPTKMDRDQLTEEGYYGIYGRAGVRIETPGCSLCMGNQARVADKATVMSTSTRNFPNRLGTGANVYLSSAELAAVGAILGRIPTKEEYLEYAAKINATAADTYRYLNFHLMDQYTKKADTVIFQEPA; encoded by the coding sequence GTGCTTGAAGCCTACCGTAAACACGTCGAAGAGCGTGCTGCTGAAGGAGTTGTTCCTAAACCACTAGATGCCGAGCAAGTTGCAGGCCTTGTGGATCTTCTTAAAAATCCCCCTCAAGGTGAAGAAGAGTTTCTTCTTGATCTTCTAGAGAACCGCATTCCACCTGGTGTAGATGAAGCTGCGTATGTTAAAGCTGGCTTCCTGACTGCTGTTGCAAAAGGTGAAGTATCTTCTCCGCTAGTAAACCGTGAAAAAGCGGCTCAGTTGCTAGGTACAATGCAAGGTGGTTACAACATTGCACCACTTGTGGATTTACTTGATGATGCATCTCTAGCTCCGATTTCTGCTAAAGCGCTATCTCATACTCTGCTTATGTTCGATGCTTTCTACGATGTTGAAGAGAAAGCGAAAGCAGGCAATGCGTTTGCACAACAGGTTCTACAATCTTGGGCTGATGCGGAATGGTTCCTATCTAAGCCTGCACTACAAGAAAAAATTACGCTAACCGTATTCAAGGTAACTGGTGAGACTAACACTGATGACCTGTCTCCAGCGCCAGATGCATGGTCTCGTCCTGATATCCCAGTTCACGCGCTTGCAATGCTGAAGAACGAGCGTGATGGTATCAACCCAGATCAACCAGGTAGCATCGGTCCAATCAAACAGATCGAAGAGCTTCAATCTAAAGGCCATCAATTGGTTTACGTTGGTGACGTAGTAGGTACGGGTTCTTCACGTAAATCTGCAACTAACTCAGTGCTTTGGTTTATGGGCGATGACATCCCTAACGTGCCAAACAAACGTGCTGGCGGTTACGTGCTAGGTGGTAAGATTGCACCTATCTTCTTCAACACAATGGAAGATGCGGGCGCACTACCAATCGAAGTTGACGTATCTAAGCTAAACATGGGCGACGTGATCGACGTTTACCCATTCGAAGGCAAAGTATGTAACCACGAAACTGGCGAAACTCTGGCTGAGTTCAAACTTAAAACAGACGTACTGATCGATGAAGTACGTGCTGGTGGTCGTATCCCACTGATCATCGGTCGTGGCCTAACAGACAAGGCTCGTCAATCTCTAGGTTTAGAGTCTACTGATATCTTCCGTAAGCCAGGTGACGTTGTTGATACAGGCAAAGGTTACTCGCTTGCTCAGAAGATGGTTGGTAAAGCATGTGGCGTAGAAGGTGTTCGTCCGGGCACTTACTGTGAGCCTAAGATGACGACTGTAGGTTCTCAGGATACAACGGGTCCTATGACGCGTGATGAGCTAAAAGACCTTGCGTGTCTTGGCTTCTCTGCTGACCTAGTAATGCAGTCTTTCTGTCACACATCTGCATACCCTAAACCAGTTGACGTAAACACTCACCACACGCTACCTGATTTCATCATGAACCGTGGTGGTGTATCTCTACGTCCGGGTGACGGTGTTATCCACTCGTGGCTAAACCGTATGCTTCTACCTGATACAGTAGGTACAGGTGGTGACTCGCATACTCGTTTCCCACTAGGTATCTCATTTCCAGCAGGTTCTGGTCTGGTTGCATTCGCAGCAGCAACAGGTGTAATGCCACTGGATATGCCAGAGTCAATTTTGGTTCGCTTCAAAGGTGAAATGCAGCCAGGTATCACGCTACGTGACCTAGTACATGCGATTCCTTACTACGGCATCAAGCAAGGTCTACTGACAGTTGAGAAAGCGGGTAAGATCAACGAATTCTCTGGTCGCGTACTAGAGATCGAAGGTGTTGAGCACCTAACGGTTGAGCAAGCGTTCGAACTTTCAGATGCATCAGCAGAGCGTTCTGCGGCAGGTTGTACGGTTAAGCTGTCTCAAGCGTCGATTGAAGAGTACCTAAACTCGAACATCACTATGCTTAAGTGGATGATATCTGAAGGTTACGGCGACCGTCGTACCATCGAGCGTCGTATCACAGCAATGCAAGAGTGGTTGGCGAATCCAGAGCTAATGGAAGCGGACGCGGATGCAGAATACGCGCACGTTATCGAGATCGATCTAGCGGAAATCAACGAACCAATCCTATGTGCGCCAAACGATCCTGATGACGCTCGTCTACTTTCAGAAGTTCAAGGTACACAAATCGACGAAGTCTTCATCGGTTCATGTATGACGAACATCGGTCACTTCCGCGCAGCAGGTAAACTGCTTGAGCAGTGGGGTGGTCAGCTAGATACACGTCTATGGGTGGCTCCGCCAACTAAGATGGACCGTGATCAGCTAACGGAAGAAGGTTACTACGGTATTTACGGCCGTGCTGGTGTTCGTATCGAAACTCCAGGATGTTCACTATGTATGGGTAACCAAGCTCGCGTAGCAGACAAAGCAACTGTAATGTCGACTTCAACGCGTAACTTCCCGAACCGTCTGGGTACAGGTGCGAACGTTTACCTGTCTTCAGCTGAGCTTGCGGCAGTAGGTGCGATTCTTGGTCGTATTCCAACTAAGGAAGAGTACCTAGAGTACGCGGCGAAGATCAACGCGACAGCAGCTGACACTTACCGTTACTTGAACTTCCACTTGATGGATCAGTACACCAAGAAAGCGGACACAGTGATCTTCCAAGAGCCAGCATAA
- a CDS encoding glycerate kinase, which yields MKIVIAPDSFKESLSAMEVATCIEKGFKEVFPHADYVKVPMADGGEGTVQSLVDATGGRIVTCQVTGPLGQPVEGFYGLLGDGDTAVIEMAAASGLHLVPTASRNPLITTSFGTGELIQAALEQNVKRIIVGLGGSATNDAGLGMLQALGAQCSDAQGFALPAGGAALNSLAAINLSTLDARLQHIELLVACDVDNPLCGVHGASAIFGPQKGATAEMVETLDNALKQFAHVVKSDLNKDILQLSGGGAAGGMGAALVGVLNAELQPGVDIVIEALKLDSLVQDADLVITGEGRIDSQTIHGKTPIGVARTAKRYDKKVIAIAGCFTPDYGVVHEHGLDAVFAIVNRSVDLATALQEAELNLQQTSRNIATLLKLG from the coding sequence ATGAAGATAGTTATTGCACCTGATTCTTTTAAAGAAAGTCTGTCCGCCATGGAAGTGGCGACGTGTATCGAAAAAGGGTTTAAAGAGGTTTTTCCTCACGCTGACTACGTCAAGGTTCCGATGGCGGACGGTGGCGAAGGTACGGTGCAATCCCTTGTGGATGCAACGGGTGGCCGAATTGTCACTTGCCAAGTAACCGGTCCACTAGGGCAGCCTGTTGAAGGGTTTTATGGCCTACTCGGTGACGGCGATACTGCCGTTATCGAAATGGCTGCGGCTTCGGGTCTGCATTTGGTTCCAACAGCCAGTAGAAACCCGTTAATCACAACCTCATTCGGTACGGGTGAGTTGATTCAAGCGGCACTAGAGCAAAACGTGAAACGCATTATTGTAGGGTTAGGTGGCAGTGCCACTAACGATGCGGGTCTGGGCATGTTGCAAGCATTGGGGGCTCAATGTTCAGACGCACAAGGTTTCGCTTTACCTGCTGGCGGGGCTGCGCTCAACAGCCTTGCGGCAATCAACCTTTCAACGCTGGACGCTCGTCTTCAACACATCGAACTCCTGGTCGCTTGCGATGTGGATAATCCACTTTGTGGCGTTCATGGTGCCTCTGCGATATTTGGACCGCAAAAAGGGGCAACAGCAGAAATGGTGGAAACCCTCGATAACGCGTTGAAGCAGTTCGCTCATGTAGTTAAGAGTGACCTCAATAAAGATATTCTTCAGTTATCTGGCGGTGGCGCTGCCGGTGGTATGGGCGCGGCTTTAGTCGGCGTCCTAAACGCGGAGCTTCAGCCGGGCGTGGATATCGTTATCGAGGCGCTCAAACTTGATAGCTTAGTGCAAGACGCTGACCTAGTGATCACTGGAGAGGGTCGTATTGATAGTCAGACGATTCATGGCAAAACACCTATCGGCGTAGCGCGTACCGCTAAACGTTACGATAAGAAAGTCATCGCGATTGCTGGCTGTTTTACTCCTGACTATGGCGTTGTTCACGAACACGGTTTGGATGCGGTCTTTGCTATCGTTAACCGCTCGGTTGACCTCGCCACGGCGCTGCAAGAAGCCGAGCTAAATCTTCAGCAAACCTCACGTAATATCGCTACTTTGCTTAAGCTAGGTTAA